A stretch of the Planktothricoides raciborskii GIHE-MW2 genome encodes the following:
- a CDS encoding 4-Cys prefix domain-containing protein, whose product MQGQARGHCPYYCLNSQKPQNPVTAKYCQGCGLKLLPH is encoded by the coding sequence ATTCAGGGGCAGGCACGGGGACACTGCCCCTACTACTGTCTTAATTCTCAGAAACCCCAGAACCCAGTAACGGCAAAATATTGCCAGGGTTGTGGATTGAAATTACTCCCGCATTGA
- a CDS encoding HAMP domain-containing histidine kinase — protein MQLGADRIRQVVLSLRTFSQVDQSQKKAFDIQEGIDSTLLLLQNRLQAKAGRPGIKAIKEYGDFPPIECYAGQVNQVFINLLHNSIDALEQKYRKNPDKTTLYDSIIRV, from the coding sequence ATGCAATTAGGGGCTGACCGAATTCGTCAAGTTGTGCTTTCCCTGAGAACATTTTCCCAAGTAGATCAGTCTCAGAAAAAAGCCTTTGATATTCAAGAAGGAATCGATAGCACCTTACTGCTGTTGCAAAATCGCTTGCAAGCCAAAGCTGGACGACCGGGGATTAAAGCTATTAAAGAATATGGAGATTTTCCCCCCATTGAATGCTATGCTGGACAAGTGAATCAAGTATTTATTAACCTCTTACATAATTCCATTGATGCCCTAGAGCAAAAATACCGCAAAAACCCAGATAAAACTACTTTATACGATAGTATCATTAGAGTGTAA
- a CDS encoding monovalent cation/H(+) antiporter subunit G, which translates to MLDLISYGLIGLGVFFWFWGTFPLIGDRSVLFKLHSLSIADTLGSMAIVVGLLLKIPSEWPLLLLALISLAIWNTVLGYVLAYCSSDNHPAPTTGEDDRG; encoded by the coding sequence ATGCTTGACCTGATTAGTTATGGCTTGATTGGTTTGGGAGTCTTCTTTTGGTTTTGGGGGACTTTTCCCCTAATCGGCGATCGCTCCGTATTGTTCAAACTCCATAGTCTTTCCATCGCCGATACCCTCGGATCTATGGCTATTGTGGTCGGACTACTACTGAAAATCCCCAGCGAATGGCCTTTACTACTCCTAGCCCTAATTTCTTTGGCAATTTGGAATACGGTACTGGGATATGTTTTGGCCTACTGTTCCTCCGATAACCATCCAGCACCTACTACAGGAGAAGATGATCGAGGGTAA
- a CDS encoding cation:proton antiporter, which produces MTTIALASFALPLFMGFSIYLLPKFDRYLALGVAIFSSAYGFYLLLTKLSLAPQLLDNFGVTLLVDELSGYFILTNGLVTAAVVCYCWQQNKSAFFYSQAIVLHGSVNATFICNDFISLYVALEVIGIASCLLVAYARTDRSIWVALRYLFIGNTAMLFYLVGVALVYQAHHSFAFTGLRGSPPEAIALILMAILAKAGVFILGLWLPLTHSEAESPVSALLSAVVVKAGVYPLVRFALMMPEIDPLIRIFGVGSAILGVIYALFEKDTKRTLAFSTISQLGFILAAPFASGFYVLSHGLVKSSLFLIAGKLPSRKFSELQNQGISPALWVPLAIAGLSISGFPLLAGFGAKVVAMKNLLPWQEIPMNVAAVGTAIYFAKFIFLPHQRQLVTDTGPIAPQLLHKAEDPKAGNLKSKQESEIPLGFWFAMLILIGGLILGNGFEYKAYTLANMGKSLVTVGIGWAAYLILFKRVALKLPRTLEQLEHLAGVMSLMLIALFWMVLGVVMP; this is translated from the coding sequence ATGACTACCATCGCGCTGGCATCGTTCGCCCTTCCGTTGTTTATGGGGTTTAGCATTTATTTGCTCCCCAAATTTGACCGATACCTCGCCCTAGGAGTCGCGATTTTTTCTAGCGCCTACGGGTTTTACTTACTTTTGACCAAGTTGTCATTGGCTCCGCAATTACTGGATAATTTCGGGGTCACATTATTAGTTGATGAATTAAGCGGCTATTTTATTTTGACCAATGGGCTGGTGACAGCGGCAGTGGTTTGCTACTGTTGGCAGCAGAATAAAAGCGCTTTTTTTTATAGCCAAGCGATTGTTTTGCATGGCAGCGTCAATGCCACATTTATCTGTAACGATTTCATTAGTTTATATGTGGCTTTAGAGGTAATCGGTATTGCCTCTTGTCTTTTGGTTGCCTATGCTCGCACCGATCGCTCCATTTGGGTAGCTTTGCGCTATCTGTTTATCGGCAACACCGCGATGCTGTTTTATCTGGTGGGAGTAGCCCTGGTCTATCAAGCCCATCATTCTTTTGCCTTTACCGGGTTACGTGGGTCGCCCCCAGAAGCGATCGCCCTGATCTTAATGGCAATCCTGGCAAAAGCGGGAGTATTTATCCTGGGACTATGGCTGCCTTTAACCCACTCCGAAGCGGAAAGCCCCGTTTCTGCCTTACTGTCCGCCGTAGTCGTCAAAGCCGGGGTCTATCCCCTAGTGCGTTTTGCCCTGATGATGCCAGAAATCGATCCGCTCATTAGAATATTTGGGGTGGGCAGCGCAATTTTAGGCGTCATCTACGCCCTATTTGAGAAAGATACCAAGCGGACTCTGGCATTTAGCACCATTTCCCAACTAGGTTTTATCCTGGCGGCGCCCTTTGCCAGTGGTTTTTATGTGCTGAGTCACGGTCTGGTCAAATCCAGCTTGTTCTTGATCGCCGGTAAATTACCCAGCCGCAAATTCTCAGAACTCCAAAATCAAGGGATTTCACCAGCACTCTGGGTGCCCCTGGCGATCGCCGGTCTTTCCATCTCCGGTTTTCCCCTGTTAGCCGGCTTTGGGGCGAAAGTGGTAGCCATGAAAAATCTGTTGCCTTGGCAGGAGATCCCCATGAATGTGGCCGCCGTAGGCACGGCGATCTACTTTGCTAAGTTCATATTTCTGCCCCACCAAAGACAACTGGTGACAGATACAGGCCCGATCGCTCCCCAACTTTTGCACAAAGCCGAGGATCCGAAAGCCGGGAATCTCAAATCAAAGCAAGAATCGGAAATCCCCCTAGGATTCTGGTTCGCCATGCTCATTCTGATTGGCGGACTAATTTTAGGCAATGGTTTTGAATACAAAGCTTACACCTTGGCCAATATGGGCAAATCCTTAGTCACGGTCGGCATTGGCTGGGCGGCCTATTTAATCCTATTTAAACGAGTCGCGCTCAAACTGCCTCGGACTCTGGAGCAATTAGAGCATTTAGCCGGAGTAATGAGTCTGATGTTAATCGCTCTGTTTTGGATGGTTTTGGGAGTGGTAATGCCATGA
- a CDS encoding SUMF1/EgtB/PvdO family nonheme iron enzyme has translation MDCPICQTTNIEETQKVCPTCGYDISPYPLSLVEIPHTLISKEQQRIAWARELWKQFQAQIAQTQVKIARTDDELDQRVKEIEQLQLIENQSQFSAPLSESIPPGVAAKFSELEQRLEAIESQLPGFSANPTSQQSSVGAISPCSPSVTSCSPFVSSPSLNLDLPLETFSFEVVQVNPEGEIISRQNHQAQYFTEKLGNSGVTLDMVYIPGGEFIMGSYDKPTSKNRTIPPHRVTVPSFFMGKYPVTQTQWKALIGNNSSKFKGANRPVEQAPWHQAREFCHKLSQMTGRYYRLPSEAEWEYACRAGTTTQFYFGDTITTHLANYSGKETTDVGSFPPNAFGLYDMHGNVWEWCADSHHPDYEGGPTDGSAWISGNQSYMMRGGAWNSNPLSCASVSRYCLGPHYRIDFQEYGFRVVFSCASVSWS, from the coding sequence ATGGATTGTCCGATCTGCCAAACAACTAATATTGAAGAAACGCAAAAGGTTTGTCCTACTTGCGGCTACGATATCTCGCCCTATCCTCTCAGTCTAGTCGAAATTCCTCACACCTTGATTTCCAAGGAACAACAGCGCATCGCTTGGGCTAGGGAATTATGGAAACAGTTTCAAGCCCAAATTGCCCAGACCCAAGTTAAAATTGCTCGGACTGACGACGAGTTAGATCAAAGAGTTAAAGAAATTGAGCAGTTACAATTAATCGAAAATCAATCGCAATTCTCAGCCCCATTATCCGAGTCTATTCCCCCTGGTGTGGCGGCAAAGTTTTCTGAGTTAGAACAACGATTAGAAGCGATCGAATCTCAATTACCCGGTTTCTCAGCAAATCCTACATCTCAGCAGTCATCTGTAGGGGCGATATCCCCGTGTTCGCCCTCCGTGACCTCGTGTTCGCCTTTCGTTTCATCCCCCAGTCTGAACCTTGACCTGCCTTTAGAAACATTTTCCTTTGAAGTAGTGCAGGTCAACCCTGAAGGAGAAATCATCAGCCGTCAAAACCACCAAGCCCAATATTTCACCGAAAAACTGGGTAATAGTGGCGTCACCTTGGACATGGTTTATATCCCTGGGGGTGAATTTATCATGGGTTCATACGACAAACCAACATCAAAAAATCGAACAATACCACCACATCGGGTGACAGTACCCTCTTTTTTCATGGGCAAATATCCCGTCACCCAAACCCAGTGGAAAGCATTGATAGGAAATAACTCGTCAAAATTTAAAGGGGCAAATCGTCCGGTAGAACAAGCCCCCTGGCATCAGGCGAGGGAATTTTGCCATAAGTTATCGCAAATGACTGGAAGATACTATCGTTTGCCTTCGGAAGCAGAGTGGGAATATGCTTGTCGGGCTGGAACTACGACCCAGTTTTATTTTGGCGACACGATTACAACGCATTTAGCCAACTATAGCGGAAAAGAAACCACCGATGTCGGCAGTTTTCCTCCGAATGCTTTTGGACTATACGATATGCACGGTAATGTCTGGGAATGGTGCGCTGACTCTCACCATCCTGACTATGAGGGTGGGCCCACTGATGGCAGTGCTTGGATATCAGGGAATCAGAGTTACATGATGCGAGGCGGTGCCTGGAATAGCAATCCGTTATCGTGCGCTTCGGTTTCTCGGTATTGCTTAGGTCCACATTATAGGATA
- a CDS encoding histidine kinase dimerization/phospho-acceptor domain-containing protein translates to MPHPTSESTISTEVNISFAQGYRNYLIVGQKYHQGQKAVFVGLDISDRKLMEAELRHSEEQTRQQAIELEKTLEELHRTQTQLIYTEKMFSLEQVVAGLAHEMNNSISFIYGNIGYARQYFEDIIELVKIYQKKTSLSDPDLQEMLE, encoded by the coding sequence TTGCCACATCCCACATCTGAATCAACTATCTCTACAGAGGTGAATATTTCTTTTGCTCAAGGTTATCGCAATTATTTGATTGTGGGGCAAAAATATCATCAAGGACAAAAAGCCGTGTTTGTGGGTTTGGATATTAGCGATCGCAAACTTATGGAAGCTGAACTGCGTCACTCGGAAGAACAAACTAGGCAGCAAGCGATCGAACTAGAAAAAACCCTAGAAGAACTGCACCGAACCCAAACTCAATTAATTTATACGGAAAAAATGTTTTCTTTAGAGCAAGTCGTCGCTGGACTAGCCCATGAAATGAATAACTCTATCAGCTTTATTTATGGTAATATCGGCTATGCTCGCCAATATTTCGAGGATATCATAGAATTGGTTAAAATTTACCAAAAAAAGACGAGTCTCTCGGATCCCGATCTTCAAGAAATGTTAGAATAA
- a CDS encoding ferredoxin family protein has translation MPHTIVTNTCEGIADCVDACPVACIHEGPGKNSKGTDWYWIDFATCIDCGICLQVCPVDGAIIAEERPESQKTPG, from the coding sequence ATGCCACATACGATTGTTACTAATACTTGCGAAGGAATTGCCGATTGTGTTGATGCTTGTCCCGTTGCCTGTATTCACGAAGGACCGGGAAAAAATAGCAAAGGAACTGACTGGTATTGGATTGATTTTGCCACTTGTATTGACTGTGGCATTTGTTTACAAGTCTGCCCCGTAGACGGCGCAATTATAGCGGAAGAACGCCCCGAATCACAGAAGACTCCAGGGTAA
- a CDS encoding CHAT domain-containing protein, whose product MLNNRLLSQFLSPAWLEVSNWKFAIANLALVSGIFFAIAPGSLGHTESVVFADIPGKLEETKPIKIAAGHDSHTMEELLDERDFIHAVQTIEQQWLNEYVNYFQKELPEISLNADEIADTLAVRGEQTGQIPALIYLLPTANQLEILLVLPNLQVIRQSIPEAQKELLVNTANQLRSEITNPIRRNSRTYLASAQQLYQWIIAPVELELQAQGINTLVFCVGAGLRTLPWAVLHDGQQFLVEKYSLGLIPAFNLTETVYEDIKDSPVMAMGASEFADLSPLPAVPLELQQISQNLWFGEYFLNEEFTIANLRSQHQSNQFPIIHLATHAEFLPGDPSNSYIKFWQDKLTLDQMAELQLNQPPVELLVLSACQTAIGDEDVELGFAGLAVNSGVKSALASLWYVSDIGTLALMTEFYQSLQTAPIKAEALRAAQIAMLQGKVYIENGELRGTNSRIVLPPELKNLRPEHLSHPYFWSAFIMVGNPW is encoded by the coding sequence ATGCTAAATAATCGATTATTATCACAATTTTTATCACCAGCTTGGTTAGAAGTATCTAACTGGAAATTTGCGATCGCAAATTTAGCCCTTGTTAGTGGCATTTTTTTCGCGATCGCTCCAGGCAGTTTAGGCCACACAGAATCAGTAGTATTTGCCGATATTCCAGGTAAGCTTGAAGAAACAAAACCCATAAAAATTGCCGCTGGCCATGATTCCCACACGATGGAAGAACTCCTAGATGAAAGAGATTTTATTCATGCGGTTCAAACAATTGAGCAACAGTGGTTGAATGAATATGTCAATTATTTTCAAAAGGAATTACCAGAGATTTCTCTGAACGCTGATGAAATAGCGGATACTCTGGCGGTGCGGGGAGAGCAAACTGGCCAAATTCCCGCCCTAATTTATTTGTTGCCAACCGCCAATCAACTGGAGATTTTGTTAGTATTGCCGAATCTTCAAGTGATTCGGCAAAGTATCCCAGAAGCGCAAAAAGAATTGCTGGTTAATACAGCTAATCAGCTACGGTCAGAAATTACTAATCCGATTAGAAGAAATAGCCGGACTTATTTAGCATCAGCCCAACAACTTTATCAATGGATAATTGCTCCTGTGGAGTTAGAATTACAAGCACAAGGGATTAATACTTTGGTATTTTGTGTGGGGGCAGGTTTGCGGACTCTTCCTTGGGCGGTTTTGCATGATGGGCAGCAGTTTTTAGTGGAAAAATATAGTCTGGGATTGATTCCGGCGTTTAATTTAACGGAAACCGTTTATGAAGATATTAAAGATTCCCCAGTGATGGCAATGGGGGCTTCAGAATTTGCAGATTTATCCCCGTTGCCAGCGGTGCCATTAGAGTTACAGCAGATTTCCCAAAATTTATGGTTTGGGGAGTATTTTTTAAACGAAGAGTTCACGATCGCGAATTTGCGATCGCAGCATCAAAGCAACCAATTTCCCATTATTCACTTGGCTACTCATGCGGAATTTTTACCGGGAGATCCGAGTAATTCTTATATTAAATTTTGGCAGGATAAATTGACCTTAGATCAAATGGCAGAACTCCAGTTAAATCAGCCTCCGGTAGAGTTATTAGTCCTGAGTGCTTGCCAGACGGCGATCGGGGATGAGGATGTGGAATTAGGCTTTGCGGGTTTAGCGGTGAATAGTGGGGTAAAATCAGCGTTAGCCAGTCTTTGGTATGTCAGCGATATTGGCACTTTAGCTTTGATGACTGAGTTTTATCAGTCTTTACAAACAGCCCCAATTAAAGCCGAAGCATTGCGAGCAGCGCAAATCGCCATGTTGCAGGGAAAAGTTTATATTGAAAACGGAGAACTGCGTGGGACAAATTCTCGCATTGTCCTGCCACCAGAGTTAAAGAATTTGCGCCCAGAACATTTATCCCATCCCTATTTTTGGTCTGCTTTTATCATGGTTGGCAATCCCTGGTAA
- a CDS encoding NADH-quinone oxidoreductase subunit K, whose protein sequence is MIVLEAFTFATVMCGFFGIILKKNLMMKIVSMDVMSTGVIGYYVLMASRDGLVTPIIGNAKNNGTYADPVLQAVILTGIVIGFSIQALMLVGVMKLAKNNPTLESNEIERNNTP, encoded by the coding sequence ATGATCGTATTAGAGGCATTCACGTTTGCAACAGTGATGTGCGGTTTTTTCGGGATCATCCTGAAAAAGAACCTGATGATGAAGATCGTCTCAATGGATGTGATGAGTACCGGAGTGATTGGTTATTATGTGCTGATGGCATCGCGAGACGGCTTGGTGACACCCATTATTGGTAATGCCAAAAATAATGGGACTTACGCCGATCCAGTGCTGCAAGCGGTGATATTAACTGGGATTGTGATCGGCTTTTCGATTCAAGCGTTAATGCTGGTCGGCGTGATGAAGCTGGCTAAAAATAACCCCACCTTGGAAAGCAACGAAATCGAGAGAAATAATACCCCATGA
- a CDS encoding Na+/H+ antiporter subunit E, with amino-acid sequence MIGYLDIILRLTIWFLLTADLSSANIIIGVALALLLPRTHLHPAPLGDWLRALGETLRAIPQAYMEAFEMILRPHKYEDMTMEQVKPNRTPGLIFLDIFLITFTPKTIVLKYHQNGWYEVHWVRRRPK; translated from the coding sequence ATGATTGGATATCTCGATATCATCTTGCGACTGACTATTTGGTTTTTGCTCACCGCCGATCTCAGTTCCGCCAATATCATTATTGGTGTCGCGCTCGCCCTGCTGTTACCACGCACGCACTTACACCCAGCCCCCTTGGGAGATTGGCTGCGGGCTCTTGGGGAGACATTGCGAGCCATTCCCCAGGCTTATATGGAGGCATTTGAAATGATCCTCCGCCCCCATAAGTACGAAGATATGACAATGGAACAAGTCAAACCAAACCGAACTCCCGGTCTGATCTTCCTAGATATCTTTTTAATTACCTTTACCCCGAAAACTATTGTTTTGAAATATCACCAAAATGGCTGGTATGAAGTGCATTGGGTGCGACGGAGGCCAAAATGA
- a CDS encoding DUF4040 domain-containing protein has product MEHETYIYLITALMPLTGCMVVFQVNPYHALVVRGILGGVSALVYAMFGAADVALTEALVGTMLAVTLYAVAVRSSLVMRLGVLQDELANGQDSLAKLIEEFRAIFRQHYMRVELVPYQDPEDLHRALIEKEIHATCVQRLEAKVEAKAEAKVEAKVEGKLDPKADQAKSTNAAETPVYQTTIRLQRLYEIIQTKLVSPTTLLTYINPAESGEKH; this is encoded by the coding sequence ATGGAGCATGAAACTTATATCTATCTAATTACTGCTTTGATGCCTTTGACTGGTTGCATGGTAGTGTTTCAAGTCAATCCCTATCATGCTCTGGTGGTTCGCGGCATATTAGGTGGAGTATCCGCTTTAGTTTATGCCATGTTTGGGGCAGCAGATGTGGCTTTGACTGAAGCTTTAGTGGGAACAATGTTGGCAGTTACTCTTTATGCGGTGGCCGTGCGTTCTTCTCTGGTAATGCGTTTGGGGGTGCTTCAAGATGAATTAGCCAACGGGCAGGACTCTTTGGCCAAACTAATTGAAGAATTTCGGGCAATTTTTCGCCAACATTATATGCGTGTGGAACTCGTCCCTTATCAGGATCCAGAAGACTTACATCGGGCACTGATAGAAAAAGAAATTCATGCCACCTGTGTTCAACGATTAGAAGCCAAAGTAGAAGCCAAAGCAGAGGCAAAAGTAGAAGCCAAAGTAGAAGGAAAACTAGACCCAAAAGCAGATCAAGCAAAAAGTACAAATGCAGCGGAAACACCAGTCTATCAAACCACCATCCGACTGCAACGGCTGTATGAAATCATCCAAACTAAACTGGTTTCACCAACAACACTTTTAACCTATATTAATCCAGCAGAATCAGGGGAAAAACATTAA
- a CDS encoding Na(+)/H(+) antiporter subunit B, which produces MKWLYIAAGIALFVKMLLIDNPSPNWSEISDLSIVEVVVKDTGVPNAVSGIIFMNRLYDTIFEVVVFTIAIMGANFLLANEQPLGHVNQFTDQPSIVLARLGATICAFVGIELAIRGHLSPGGGFAAGVAGGTAIGLIAITSSPELMQKIYKRWKAAFWEKISVLIFIVLSVITLSGVQLPHGELGALVSGGAIPLLNIIVALKVALGSWAAVLIFVRYRGLL; this is translated from the coding sequence ATGAAATGGCTTTATATTGCCGCAGGGATCGCACTTTTTGTCAAAATGCTGTTGATCGACAATCCTTCTCCTAATTGGTCGGAGATTTCTGATTTGTCCATTGTGGAAGTGGTGGTTAAAGATACCGGCGTACCGAATGCGGTTTCTGGGATCATTTTTATGAATCGCCTGTATGACACCATCTTTGAAGTGGTCGTGTTTACGATCGCGATTATGGGTGCTAATTTTCTCCTCGCCAATGAACAACCTTTAGGTCACGTGAATCAATTCACCGATCAACCGTCCATTGTTTTAGCCCGTCTGGGTGCCACCATTTGCGCGTTCGTCGGCATTGAACTGGCCATTCGCGGCCACCTGAGTCCGGGGGGTGGTTTTGCTGCGGGAGTGGCCGGAGGAACGGCGATCGGGTTGATTGCCATTACCTCGTCCCCCGAATTGATGCAAAAAATCTATAAGCGTTGGAAAGCCGCTTTTTGGGAAAAAATTTCGGTTTTGATTTTTATTGTCTTGTCGGTCATTACTTTATCAGGAGTACAACTACCCCACGGAGAATTAGGTGCTTTGGTCAGTGGTGGAGCAATTCCCTTACTCAATATCATCGTCGCCCTCAAAGTGGCGTTGGGGTCTTGGGCTGCGGTCTTGATTTTTGTGCGTTATCGCGGATTATTGTAG